CCGGAAGAGTTGGCACGCTTGGTCACGAATGGTTTTAGCGAGCTCGAGCGTGCTACTGATTCGGCGGACTTCACCGAGGCCGTGTGCGAGGTTGCGCTCGGCTTTCGACTGGAAGCGCCCGCGGGACTGTTCACGGCGAAGCCGACCAAGTTGTCGGCGCTTTCTCCCCGCAAGTTTATTCCCGTTCGCGTCGGTCCCACGTCCGATTTCGGTCGAGAGGCCGCGGTCATGACGGGCGGCCGTCAACGGCGCACCGGTGCGTTCCCGCTCGTCGGCCTCGAACGACCGCCACTCCGGCCCGTGGTCGATGCGTTGCTCGTTGATAACGAGGCCACAGTCCTCACAGATTGTTTCGACCGCGTTGGTAGTGACCTGACCGTCGCACTCGGGGCATTGGTTCGATTCAGCTCCGGTCTGTACGTCTTCGTCGAACGCTCGTTCGTAGATGGCCCTACTCGACATTGATATCACGTTCCTCGAGGACCTCGCTAACTTGACGATGCCCTCATCCCCTATGGGGCAAATAAACCGGTCTGCGGTCGCTAACGGCGACTTCCGACGAGATGAGGATCGAAGACTAGTGAGTATTGGAGTCTGACCAGAACCATACTTATTAGACGGGCAGACCGTTACTTGTCCGAGTCTAATGGCCCGGCCAAATCGCCAGCGTGAGCGGACGCGCAAATCCACGTCGAACGAAGAAACTACCGAGAAGGAGGGGGAAGGTCAGCAATGTCCTGAATGCAGTTCTGAAAATCTAGTTACGAACGGGGACAGTAACGAGGTCGTTTGTGAGGAGTGCGGGCTCATTATCGAAGAACAGAATATCGACCGCGGGCCGGAATGGCGTGCGTTCAATCATAGTGAACGCGAGAGTAAGAGTCGAGTCGGTGCCCCGACGACCCAAACAATGCACGATAAGGGACTGACGACCCAGATCGACTGGAAGGACAAGGACGCCTACGGGCGGTCGCTGTCCTCTGAGAAGCGTAGTCAGATGAATCGTTTGCGCAAGTGGCAGGAACGAATCCGCACGAAGGACGCGGGTGAGCGTAACCTCCAGTTCGCCCTGTCAGAAATCGACCGGATGGCCTCCGCACTTGGCGTTCCCCGGTCGGTTCGAGAAGTCTCATCGGTCATCTATCGGCGGGCACTCAAAGAAGATCTCATTCGCGGGCGGTCTATCGAGGGGGTTGCGACCAGCTGTCTCTACGCCGGGTGTCGCCAAGAGGGCATCCCACGGAGTCTTGACGAAGTCGCGGAGGTTTCTCGCGTCGAAAAGAAGGAAATCGGCCGCACGTATCGGTATATCGCGCAAGAACTCGGTCTCGAGATGAAGCCCGTCGACCCCAAAGAGTACGTGCCACGTTTCAGTTCCGACCTCGGAGTAGGTGAGGAAGTGAAAATGAAGGCGAACGAGATTATCGACGAGTCTGCCGAGCAGGGCCTGCTTTCTGGAAAGTCGCCGACGGGGTTCGCGGCCGCGGCCATCTATGCGGCGTCACTACTCTGTAACGAGAAGAAGACCCAGCGCGAGGTTGCCGAGGTCGCGCAGGTCACCGAAGTCACGATTCGGAATCGCTACTAGGAACAAATCGAGGCGATGGGCCTCCACTAAGCTACTCCGATTAGCGGTTCATATCGGAAATCTTCGCCAGCTCTCGTCGCCGTCATGATGGGAATGCGGACATTCATGAGGATACGACGCCTTTCGAAGAGTAATGGAGCGGTCCTCAACATCTCGGCCACTACCGACATACGCAGAGGAGGTCCTCGATAGTTTAAAATCGAAAATTGGGCCGACAGTAGATGCACTTCCACGAGACGAAGTTGAGGCATACTTACACACAGAAGGATTTGAGGACTCGACAATCGATGTGGCGCTTGATGAACTCTTGAATCGCGGCTATATCTACGTCGTGAACGACCAAATTCGGCTCACAGACAGTTGATTTAGAAACCTGTAGATTCCGTTGCTCAGACTCAGGTAGTTCAAACTACCAGAGTTGTGAGTATGCCATCTCGGTAGATGACTGACGTAGTCGTGCTGTGGCGAAAGCCCGGCCGCGAACGGCCCGTGGGTCGTAAGCGGCCCGGACCGTGGAGGTGGTGGGAGGTGGCGGTGACCGCACCACACCAGCAAAAAAAGGGGGCGTGCTCGGGCTATTCCCACCAGCGACCGCGCTCAGGGAAGAACATGGTCGTCCACCCGGTCACGGCGAGGGAAACCCGTCCTTCGTACCAGTTTCGGGCCGCTCCGCGAATGGTCACCTGCTCGCCTTCCTCCATCCACGGCGCCCGCGAGTTCTTCCAAACCGTCACTCGGATTCGCCCGCTTTCGTCTTCGATGAGTCCGACTTGCGCGATGCTTGGATGCGATGGCTCCCACAATGTGTCGACACGACCTTTGATGCTCACCTCCTTGCGATTCACGTCTTCGAGTTTGCCGATTGGAATCACGTGTCCCGGCGCTGTCTGCAATTCTTCGTGAACGCCGACGACTGCACTCATCAGGCTCGCTCCTTCGACCACGCGTTCGGCCAATCGCCGACTAATCGCCGCTCTTGTCCACCCATCCAACTTCTCGCTCAACCGCCGCGTCTGCTCGTTCACGCTCGATAGCTCGTCCTGGGATAGCTCCTCACGTGGGTCCGGACGCTCTGGGTCCGCCATTGGGGTCACGCTTGCCGCCCGCTTCTGGAACTCCCGACGTCGCTCCGCACTCCGCTTTGCTGCGATGTCCCGCGCTCGCTTTGCCCGACCATCCTGCTTACTGACTTTGGCTCTGACGCTGATGCGCTCTAGTTCTGCTTCCCGCGCCTGAATGCGCTCTTCCTGTTCGAGGGTCGCACCCTGAATCCGTTCTTTGCTCGTCTCCTTGATTCCGTCCGGATGGTTTGCATCCACCTTCGCCTGTGTTTCCTGCTCGACCGTCGCTCTGAGTTCGGGCGTCTCCTCGACAACCTCGAAGCCATCCGCATCGACTGCTCGCTCGTCCGCCTGTTCGAGTGCCTGTTCATCGACCGAAACGACCTTGCCGCTTGCGTTGTTACTAGACATTGGAGTCCTGACTCCTGAAGGCGCTCACGCGCCCGACACCGCGATGTTCCAGCATCGCGGATTTCCTCGACAACCACAACCAACAGACCCATCTGCGCTCTCGCTCGCGCCTTCGCTCGCGTCCCCTGTGGGCGCGAGCGAGAGCGCACTTAGAGAGAGGATGCATCCAGCACCGCGCGCCGTCTCGGCCGCCGCGAGCGTCCAGCGGAGTATGCGTCGCGGGGTGAGCATCCACGGCGCGCAACCCCCGGCGGATACCCGCTGGCGTCGAGACCAGATTCACTTTAGCCCGGACCGGGCGCTCGCGGTGCGGAGAGCGCCCGCACGCCCGGAATGGTCGGTCGCGAGCGACGCGGCGGCCGGCACGCGGCGAGCGGGGCGGGCCGTCGAAAAACACCGTTCAACCAGGACCGACGCTCAGTGACATACCCATATACTGGCGGGCTCAGAAAGGACGAGGCTGTCTCGGTCATCCCCCGACCCTACAAGCACTATAGGTACGAGGAGCGCAGTCGTGGTCGCGGGATGCCGAAGGGCTTTCAAGGAAGAATCTTGTCGGTCCTCGCTGTGTTATATTCTCGACAGAGCCGTCCTCCGGCCGTCCGAATTCTAGTCTTCCGGCGAAGAGGACGGACGAAGCCACCCAGCGTTCAAGTAGTGGCCGTTGCTCTCTCCTCATCGACTCTCGTTAGAGAGAATTTGACGGTCGGAGGTAGGCGCTCGCCGGAGCTATTTCCAGCTCAATCTAACTCCTGTTATTTGACCAGGAGGGATTCTGTGGTGGTGGGTTCGCTCTTATGTAGAACTACGGAAAGACCCTGTAGTTACACTGAGCCAGCCATAATCTGGGAGTATGTCTTCTGCTCAGCCGGCGTTCGGCGCGATGTTTCGAGAGCTGATCGAGTTGGGCATCGTCGAGATCGACACCGAGCCGCTCGATGCGGCCATCGAGCGGCGACTCAAGGAATTCTGGGAGAATACGTCCTGTCCACGGTGCGGGCACAGCTCCGTTCAAACGTGGTCGCATCTCGACCGCGTGTGGTGCCGTGACTGCAACTTCAAGCCGGTCTACACCTACGGAACGCCATTTCATGAGAAGCACCTCACCTGCGGCGAGGTACTTCTCGCATTCACGCTCTACGCCGATACATTGCTCAGTATCAACCAGATCGCGCCCTTCCTCGGGCGAGCCTACAAAACCGTTCACACGGCGATTCGGGAGGCGGAAGCCGCGATCCATCGCGGCTTCCCCGTCGTCTGGGGCCTCCTCGACCAGACCATCGCTGGACCGACGCAAGTCGACGAATCTGGCACAGTCTGCTCGGGCTACAAGGGACAAGAGCCGCCGCGAAGCAGTCGTTCTCGCGGCGGTTCGTCCCAAACTGGCCGCTCACGCTGGCGGGGCCGCCACGGTGATCAGCTGACGCTCGTCGCGGCGTGCCGCGACTCGCTTCGCGTGATCCGCGGCCAGCTCGGCATCGACTTCAGCGGTGATCTGGAACCAGTGATTCAGGAGGCTGAAGACCTCTCCCAGCCACTAGGAGAGGTTTGGACAGACGGACTCCAAGCCTACAGAGAGATGGAGCGTGACCACCGAACAGTCGTACACAAAGAGAGATACGTATCCCCCGACGGCGTCCACATTAACCAGGCTGAGTGCCTCTTTTCGCTTGTTCAACCGTGGCTGCGGAAGTTCCGCGGCCTGTCCAAGCAGGGCTTGGAACAGGCCGCTCACACGTTCGGCCTTATTCGGTCGCTAAACCTTGCCGGCGCATCCGTCGATATCATCATCGACTGCCTTGTTATGGGGGCGTTCCGCAGTTCTACATAAGAGCGGGTGGGTTTAACCAACAGAACGAGATTCACCTCTTTATCTGTTGGTTAACAGTAGATGATAGCACGGTTTCTTTAATCAGAATTTCCCTGTAACCGTCGCGCAATACAGAGCGTATATTGATTACGCTCACCAAGAACCCATTCGAGGACTGTCAGAATTCGCGTGCTGAATACAGGGCGCATATCGTTCACCCGAGATGCTGACGGCGCACCAGTTTGACGAGGCAACGGCATCTAAAAACTTATTCCCAAGCCAGAATTTGTCCCTGTTATTATGCCCTCCAACAGTCGCCGCCACTTTCTCGCCGTCGCAAGTACCACTGGTCTTGCCGGACTTGCTGGGTGTGCCGCGTTCGGGGGCAGTCGGCCGGACGTGAACCCCGCGACGGGCCTGGCTCGGGACACCAGCCAGGCACTTGATGACGAGGCAGTGTACGTCGCTGGCGACGATAACTACCTTCCGAACCCACCGACAACGACAGAGTCCATCGAAGATGCGGACGCCGTGCTGGCAACTGAGACCGCAGACCGGACGAAACTCGCAAACGCGTTTCGCGCCGGGAAGCCGGTCGCAGTCGCGGGTGGCGGCGCAACTGGAATCGTTCAGACGCTCCTCGACAGCGTCCAAGAGGATTACTCGTTTGGCGTGGAGATAGTGCGGGCGCGCCCCGTCAAGGTCGTTGTCGCAGACCCCCGCGGCGAAACCGTGGAGACGTACACGTTTGTCGCCGAGGGCGGGTGGGACGAGCCAATTCTCGATCCGTTCGGATGGGTGCTTGTTGGTCGCGTCCCCGAATGCGACACCTTCGTTCCGGAATCGTCGATGGATGATATGTTCGAGTATGCCGGTGCCGCGCATATCGCCGGCCGCTTTCCGACTGGAGAGACCTATGTCTCGCGTTCGGAGGCGTCAGTCAATCGACAGGATGCTGGTCTCTTCATCCGCCTCCGGACGAAACTGCACGCCGCAGCGAACGACGGATACGCCGTCGAGAAAGCCGTTCGGGAAGCGGACTTCGCCGACGACAAACGCCTCACGGAGGTCTATCCGAACGCACACACGCAAAACGGCGTGCAGGTCGCAAATGTGTCGGATACGACACGGAGTACATTCGTAATTGAGATCACACCTGCAAATTCGCGGGCCCGTAGTACACTTACTGGCTGCGGGGGGCTTCAAACAGGGAGTGGACTCGCCTACGACCATCGCACGAGTTTCCAGTGGAAGCGCGACAGACTCCTCGGCACCGACCGGCGCTACGGCAGCGCGACAGGCCGCGGCGAGTGGGCATTCAACGCCTAACCGCGGGATGTGTCCCGACTTCTCAATAACCTGGTATGTAAGGCAAAGTCATCGACGACGAGCCACTACTCTCAGATACTCCAGCCTCGACAGACTCACCGTAATGTCGAGCTCCGACTCGTTTTCCTCCTCGTACTGACGGTTATGCTGAATACACCCTCTGTATTCAGCACGGGTGCAAACGACTGCCCAGCAATTGTCAGAAATGTCGTGCTGTATAGCGACGCCGTCATTCCGGCGGGACCGCCGAGGACGCTGGTGTCGTGATGGTGGACGAGAACGACGGCCACCCCAGTATTCGGTCGCTCGTCGACGACGATTACGAGATTATCCCGTTCTAACGGGCACGCGGTTCAGACGTAGAGAATACCGATTCCCATTCCGTTTGGTTTGATTCTCGGATTTCACTCACGGGCGGCACGTAGACGAGCGAGACGCCGACGGCGAGGGTTGATCGGGAGGGGTCAAATTACAGCGTCAGTCGACAGAACTCCTACAACACTGGAGTTCCATCGTAGTGTATGAAAATGAACCACATACGTCGAGGAACGGGAATGCCGTTAGTCCTCGTTCATGGGTTGGGCGGAAGTTGGCGTACGTGGACCCCCGTCCTCGACAAACTGGCCGCCGAGCGTGAGGTGATTGCGGTGGATCTCCCCGGTCACGGTGAAACGCCGGCGCTATCAGGTGAAGTGTCCATCGACACCCTCGCCGATGCTGTTACGTCGTTTCTCGACGCGAACGACCTCAGCGGCGTTGATGTGGTCGGTAACTCGATGGGGGGACGACTCGTACTCGAACTCGCGCGCCGGGGGACGGTCGGCACCACTGTCGCGCTTGACCCCGGTGGGTTCTGGAAGGGGTGGGAGCGGTACTTCTTTTACGTGACGCTCGCTCCCTCGATCCGTCTCGTTCGCCTCCTCCAACCCGTGATGCGCCAGCTTACGGGTAGCGCCATCGGTCGGACGCTACTTCTAGCTCAACTCTCGGCACGGCCCTGGGATCTGTCCGCCGACGTCGCACGGGAAGAGATGCGGACCTTCGCCGACTCGCCGTCGTTCGATGAACTACTGCGTCGGTTAGCCTTCGGCCCCAGCCAACCGGGGACGGACTCCACACCGGGCTCAGTCGTGATCGGATGGGGTCGCAAGGATCGAGTTACCCTGCCCCGGCAGGCAAAACGCGCGCTGGACCGATTCCCCAGCGCTCACTTGTACTGGTTCGAGGATAGCGGGCATTATCCTCACTGGGACGCTCCCGACGAGGCGACCGAACTAATCCTCGCGAGCACTGCGAACGACGAGTGACACAATCTGGCTTGTAACTCCGCTCCTCGGCCGTCTCGACGACCTCCAACTCGCCTTGTTCGACCATCCGCTTAAGATACGTCACGGCAGTATCGTGTGAGACGTCTGCCTCCCTAGCAATCTCGAATTGCTTCCTGCCGTCCCGAACTATACCGATGAACTCCGAGATATACTGAGTGACGGACTCGTGGTTCACGACAAGAGAAATTCAAGTCGGTCCGGAAGATGGTGTTCCACGGTGATCTCGATGAGTAGGAGGAGATTATTCGTCGCGATACGTTTCTAGTGGGAGGCGGTCAAGACCGGCAGTATCGTAGTCTTGCTCGCTTGAGAGTACTCTCCCATCGCCTGTTGTGGCCATCCCGGCGTGGAGTGCATCAAATGGTGTCATCTGGTGTTCCTCCAAGAACGTGGCAGCAGCGAGAACAGCGTCCTCGTGGTGTTCTGGCCGAATCGGCACTAACTCGAGGAGATTGGTGATTGCTCGTGGCGCATCGATCTCGTACTCGGCCTGTTCACGGTCGTAGAACAGAACGAGTACCTCAGCGTATGCCAGAATCGATGTATGAATGTCATCTTGTTCCTCAAGCGCTTGAAGTGCGGGCTCACGGAGCCAATCGCTGTCTTTGACGAGGGCTATGAGGAAGTCGGTTTCGACGTACACGAGTCAGTCCTCGTGGTCCTCCGAGCGACTCTCGACTTCTGCTTGCACGTCTTCAGTAATTCGCTTGCGGGCATCGGCTTTCAACTGGTCGGTATTGTCACCCTCAAAAGCGTCACCAACCGCCTCACGCAGTCCCTCTAATGGGTCCTCGTCAACGGGAAATAGCGCAACATGGCTCGGGAGTTCGACGATACGATACTGGTCTCCGAACCGCTCACGAACGTCCTTCGGCAAGTAGATGCGTCCGCGTTCGTCCGTAGATTTCGACATCCTATACACTACTACCACAGGATGATTATAAAGTCTTCCCGTAAAATCGCTTGTTTTCCCGTACAGGCTGAATGTGTCAGAGACACGTTCGCGTCAACAAGAACAGTCGGCGCATCCGACAAGGAAGTATCCTGACCCATTCCCCATATGAATCGTGGTCATGTGTAGATATTGAATGAGGATTGCTACTGTCTAATAGAGGCGTGGTGGAAGACCAACAATTGTCCCCGAATACTCGCCCAGAACTGAACGATAAGTCCCGCCATATCAAGGAAATATGTAATCAGTATCCTACTCACTATACTTGAGTACGTGTCTGGGTAACGGACATATATAAATCCGACCGCCATTTTACATATAAACTTTAAGTAGAAGGGGGAAGAGATACCTTTGTATGAAAGAGAATGCGAATATGGATTCGGGTGGCGGATCGACAATCCGCCTCGATATACCGGCTCAGGACACGAATCTCTTCAAGAGCCAGGCAGTCCACGAGATACTTTCATTTTTAGCTCGGTATCACACCGACGAGTTCTCTATCACAGAATTAGGTGACGCCGTGGACTACTCACAACCAACGATCTCGAAGGCTGTCGATATACTGGCCGCCAACGACCTCGTCGTCACCCGACGTGAAGGGAATACTAAGAACGTACACATCAACCGTGGTCGATTATCACGCTCGGACGATCCCTTCCTCCAAATCCCGCAACCTGAATTCCACAAGCCGGTCCGCACAGCAGTCACGGAGATACTCGAGAATCTCGACGGTCTCGTCGGTATCGTCCTGTACGGTAGTGTCGCACGAGGAGACGCTGACCGTCGGAGTGATATCGACTTGTGGGCACTCATTGAAGAAGACCGGATGGCGAACCAGCGAACCGCGAACCGCGTCCGCCAAGACCTCGAAGACCACGAATTCGAAACCGGCCGATACACATACGATATCGATGTCGAATCGCTTCCCGCCGTCCCGAACTATACTGATGAACTCCGAGACGTGCTGAGTGACGGACTCGTCGTTCATGACACAGAGAAATTCGAGACAGTCCGGAAGATGGTGTTCCATGGTGACCTCGATGAGTAGAGAGACAGACCCACAGGCTATCACGGACGCGCTCGACGCAGCGATTGACGCATTCAACGAAGAAGGCTACGGTGTCCTCACACGAGAAGACGCAATCGATCCGGACGTCGACTGGAAAACACATCTAACGAAGGCCTGCCGACTGCTAGCCGCTGTCGAAACCATCGCCGACCAAGGCTTCTATACTGCGACTATCGAGTTGTGCTTCGGCGCAACCGAACGGTCCGTCGAAGCGTATGCGTTAGCCGAAGGTGGCGACGACCTCAATGACTTCCACGACCACACGTCCTGCTACGACCGCGCAACCGACCTCGGCCTCCTCTCAGGCACAACAACCCGTGAACTCCGACAACTGTACGACACCAATCGCACAGACAGTTACTACGGTGGACGACGCCCGACAGAACGCCAAGCAGACACCATGCAACAACTAGCTCAAAACGTCCATAAACACGTCACGAATCAGGTTCGGGAAGGCGGCGTCTGCGTCTGCGACTCACCAAACTAACGACCTCGACGCAGTCGGGCCAGACCGGCTACTCCGCCAACCACGCGTTGAGGTCGTTGATTCCGTCGGGGTGGAGGAAGACGGAGATTAAAAAGCAAGAACGCTTTCAGGCCTGCAATAGCAGGATACTGAACGTCGATAGTTCCGATTGCAACGCGAATTTTCCCAGCGCCGATTCGGTTCGGAACTGTGGGTACTTCGTCGAGGAGGTCTCGGGTGACGGAGATGTCTTGCTGTGAAACGAGTGAGACTACTTTCTCAAGTACTCTATCAGCCCCTCACGAACACTTCGTGTCGTTTCCTTCGGCCCACGAATCATCGCAACGGTGGCGTCTACCTCCTCGCCGATCGTCTCCGGAATCGACCCGAACAACGCCTGTGAAACCGATCCCGAGCGCGTAGCGCCGACACAGACCGTGTCGTACTCACTGACGGCGGCGAGCAACGTCTCCTCGATGTCCTCGCCGACGACGACCTCGGTGTCGTAATCCATGTACTCGATTCCGGCCTGCTCGGCGACCCCGGCAATTATCTCCTCACCTCGTTCGCGAGGATCGTCCTCGTCGTCGGGACGTTGCGCGTTGAGGAGGGTGAGCGCTCCCTCTTCGCGCGTCGTCGCGACGAGTTCCGCGGCCCGACCAGCGGCGATCGGGGCGTGGGGTCCTTCGCCGACGAGTGCGACGACGTCTTTGAGTTCGTCGACGCGTTCCGTCGTTGCAAGCTTGACTAGTGACACCTCACAGGGGGCGTGGGTGACGACTTGATCGATGTTCGACCCAAGGATGTGCTCGCGGGCGCTCCGCGACCCCTTCCAGCCCATCAGCACGTGGTCGGCCCGTTCGTCCTCCACCACGTCCAGCACGACATCGCCGACATCACGCCCGACGATAGCCCGCGTTCGGATGCCGATGTCGAGATCCTCGGCGATATCGCGGGCCGCGTCGAGGAGTTCCTGTTGCCGTGCGACTCGCTCCTCCTCGAACTCGACGTCTTGGGAAAGTGAGGTCTGCTGTGGTACTTCGATGACGTTGACTGCGATGATTTCGGCGTCCTCGTCCTCGTGGGCGTGAGCGTTCGCGGCAGCGAGTCGGAGCAGGTCGCGTTCTGTATCGGGGTTGGCCACCGGGACGACGACCCGGTAGTTGCCCTTTCCGTCCGTAGCGGTCGTCGGGCGTGGCGCGATGGCCTCCCCGACCAGTCCGTCCGTGGTCGCGCGGTGGCGGGCGTAGCCGAAGTACCAGACGATGCCGACGGCGACGATGGCGACCCCAATGGCCTGTACGATCCAGCTCATCTGGAGCAGGACGGCGATGCAGGCGAGGAATCCGACTACCGGGACGACCGGATAGAGGATGCTCGGCACTCGGAAGGAGGGGTCGTAGTCGTCGGGGTCGGCCCGACGCATCACCACGACGGCGACGTGAACCAGCGCGTAGGTGATGAGATACGAGAACGACGCAACCTCCGCAAGCGTGCCGATCTCGACGCCACTGGCAATCAACACGAGGATGACCACACCCGTTGCGACAATAGCGCGATAG
Above is a window of Halorussus limi DNA encoding:
- a CDS encoding IS1595 family transposase, giving the protein MSSAQPAFGAMFRELIELGIVEIDTEPLDAAIERRLKEFWENTSCPRCGHSSVQTWSHLDRVWCRDCNFKPVYTYGTPFHEKHLTCGEVLLAFTLYADTLLSINQIAPFLGRAYKTVHTAIREAEAAIHRGFPVVWGLLDQTIAGPTQVDESGTVCSGYKGQEPPRSSRSRGGSSQTGRSRWRGRHGDQLTLVAACRDSLRVIRGQLGIDFSGDLEPVIQEAEDLSQPLGEVWTDGLQAYREMERDHRTVVHKERYVSPDGVHINQAECLFSLVQPWLRKFRGLSKQGLEQAAHTFGLIRSLNLAGASVDIIIDCLVMGAFRSST
- a CDS encoding DNA-binding protein — encoded protein: MSRETDPQAITDALDAAIDAFNEEGYGVLTREDAIDPDVDWKTHLTKACRLLAAVETIADQGFYTATIELCFGATERSVEAYALAEGGDDLNDFHDHTSCYDRATDLGLLSGTTTRELRQLYDTNRTDSYYGGRRPTERQADTMQQLAQNVHKHVTNQVREGGVCVCDSPN
- a CDS encoding transcription initiation factor IIB — its product is MSSRAIYERAFDEDVQTGAESNQCPECDGQVTTNAVETICEDCGLVINEQRIDHGPEWRSFEADERERTGAPLTAARHDRGLSTEIGRGTDANGNKLAGRKRRQLGRLRREQSRGRFQSKAERNLAHGLGEVRRISSTLELAKTIRDQACQLFRSAQNEDLLRGQSIEAMAAASVHGACRCNGLSRTFDDVTEPARVEQARVRTAYQTLNTELGLPTQPVKPSGFIPQLASELNIPDRIRNRARQLAEQAESAGAASGVDPTGFAAACLYKAGCDAGRLMVQSEVARAANVATVTIRTHRDTLNELAV
- a CDS encoding AbrB/MazE/SpoVT family DNA-binding domain-containing protein, which encodes MSKSTDERGRIYLPKDVRERFGDQYRIVELPSHVALFPVDEDPLEGLREAVGDAFEGDNTDQLKADARKRITEDVQAEVESRSEDHED
- a CDS encoding nucleotidyltransferase domain-containing protein — translated: MKENANMDSGGGSTIRLDIPAQDTNLFKSQAVHEILSFLARYHTDEFSITELGDAVDYSQPTISKAVDILAANDLVVTRREGNTKNVHINRGRLSRSDDPFLQIPQPEFHKPVRTAVTEILENLDGLVGIVLYGSVARGDADRRSDIDLWALIEEDRMANQRTANRVRQDLEDHEFETGRYTYDIDVESLPAVPNYTDELRDVLSDGLVVHDTEKFETVRKMVFHGDLDE
- a CDS encoding amino acid permease translates to MTDQELARDLGFLEAYTIGLGTMIGAGIFVLPSIAAEAAGPASMISFAIGGLVSLLAALSLSELATGMPKAGGSYYYVNRSLGSFFGSIVGWGMWAGLMFASAFYMLGFGQYLTYFVPMGSTGVAVTALVMAAILTGVNYYGVKETGALQNVIVLALVGLIIVFIAFGVLNVDMETLSPFNPNGWPAVAATAGTIYVSFIGFEVIATSAEEIKNPSRNLPLSMIAAVVTPTLMYVFVMFVSTGTLSIDALATSNIPVADVAETVMSSFGRLELGPISISWAEAGGFAMVVGAMLATVSSANASILSAARVNFAMGRDKILTNWLNQVHDRFRTPYRAIVATGVVILVLIASGVEIGTLAEVASFSYLITYALVHVAVVVMRRADPDDYDPSFRVPSILYPVVPVVGFLACIAVLLQMSWIVQAIGVAIVAVGIVWYFGYARHRATTDGLVGEAIAPRPTTATDGKGNYRVVVPVANPDTERDLLRLAAANAHAHEDEDAEIIAVNVIEVPQQTSLSQDVEFEEERVARQQELLDAARDIAEDLDIGIRTRAIVGRDVGDVVLDVVEDERADHVLMGWKGSRSAREHILGSNIDQVVTHAPCEVSLVKLATTERVDELKDVVALVGEGPHAPIAAGRAAELVATTREEGALTLLNAQRPDDEDDPRERGEEIIAGVAEQAGIEYMDYDTEVVVGEDIEETLLAAVSEYDTVCVGATRSGSVSQALFGSIPETIGEEVDATVAMIRGPKETTRSVREGLIEYLRK
- a CDS encoding PIN domain-containing protein; its protein translation is MYVETDFLIALVKDSDWLREPALQALEEQDDIHTSILAYAEVLVLFYDREQAEYEIDAPRAITNLLELVPIRPEHHEDAVLAAATFLEEHQMTPFDALHAGMATTGDGRVLSSEQDYDTAGLDRLPLETYRDE
- a CDS encoding OB-fold nucleic acid binding domain-containing protein, with translation MSSNNASGKVVSVDEQALEQADERAVDADGFEVVEETPELRATVEQETQAKVDANHPDGIKETSKERIQGATLEQEERIQAREAELERISVRAKVSKQDGRAKRARDIAAKRSAERRREFQKRAASVTPMADPERPDPREELSQDELSSVNEQTRRLSEKLDGWTRAAISRRLAERVVEGASLMSAVVGVHEELQTAPGHVIPIGKLEDVNRKEVSIKGRVDTLWEPSHPSIAQVGLIEDESGRIRVTVWKNSRAPWMEEGEQVTIRGAARNWYEGRVSLAVTGWTTMFFPERGRWWE
- a CDS encoding transcription initiation factor IIB, which produces MARPNRQRERTRKSTSNEETTEKEGEGQQCPECSSENLVTNGDSNEVVCEECGLIIEEQNIDRGPEWRAFNHSERESKSRVGAPTTQTMHDKGLTTQIDWKDKDAYGRSLSSEKRSQMNRLRKWQERIRTKDAGERNLQFALSEIDRMASALGVPRSVREVSSVIYRRALKEDLIRGRSIEGVATSCLYAGCRQEGIPRSLDEVAEVSRVEKKEIGRTYRYIAQELGLEMKPVDPKEYVPRFSSDLGVGEEVKMKANEIIDESAEQGLLSGKSPTGFAAAAIYAASLLCNEKKTQREVAEVAQVTEVTIRNRY
- a CDS encoding alpha/beta fold hydrolase is translated as MKMNHIRRGTGMPLVLVHGLGGSWRTWTPVLDKLAAEREVIAVDLPGHGETPALSGEVSIDTLADAVTSFLDANDLSGVDVVGNSMGGRLVLELARRGTVGTTVALDPGGFWKGWERYFFYVTLAPSIRLVRLLQPVMRQLTGSAIGRTLLLAQLSARPWDLSADVAREEMRTFADSPSFDELLRRLAFGPSQPGTDSTPGSVVIGWGRKDRVTLPRQAKRALDRFPSAHLYWFEDSGHYPHWDAPDEATELILASTANDE